The following DNA comes from Candidatus Saccharimonadales bacterium.
CTTAGTTGTCCGCGCTGGCCATCGATAAACAAGCCCTTAGGCGTTTTAATAAGCTCGTCACTCAGGATCAAGCCGAGATTTTCAAACAGATTGCCCCAGGTGGCCGCCTCGTCGTGCACATGGACGACATCGCTATTCGGCTGGTGCAGATGAATCCGACCGCGGGGGTTTTGAGCTTCTTCGGCCGTGCAGGCCTGAACTTCCTCATAGAAGCCAAAGCCGTCAAACGGCTCTCTCTCGCCGTCAATTACTACGGCGAAGCTTGCGTGGTAGTGAACGGCCTCGGGAACAATGAATATAAAGCGCAGTGCCACCAGCCAAGCCACTCCCAGCACAAACGCCATGCCTAAAACGATGAATTTTCGGTTAAGCATAAAAGTTATCACTTTCACCTGTATTATAAAGAACATATGTTTTTTGCGCACGAAGAATCATTACATACCGCCGAAACCAGCCAATTAGAACATACCTTGACCAACGATTATATTTTGTTATCGGCGCTGGTGGTGTTGTTAACCATTATCTGGACGAGGTTCGGCAAGTGGCGGCTGGTTTCGCTGCTCGGCGTTTTACTCGTAGCGACTTTCGGTCTTTATCGGATTTCACCCTTGGCCAGCGGTGCGGCCCTGACTTTAGGTTTTGGCCTGGCCCTGTTTGCCTTAGTCGGCGAGGGAAATTCTAAAAAAACTAAATAATGCTTGAAATAGTTTAAGTGAACACTTAAACTATTGGTATGACAACCGCCGTCCAGAAAGCCAGCTTAAGCGCAATTTTTAATGCCCTGGGAGATGGCACTCGTTATAAAATCGTTAGCTTGCTCTTAAAAGATTCAACGCTCTGTGTCAGCGAAGTAGCCGCCCGGGTCGGTATCAGTACCGCTGGCGTGTCACAGCACATGAAGATTTTGGAAAAAGTCGGGCTAGTCAAGCCGCTCAGAAACGGTCAAAAAATATGTTATCAAGTCGGCGAAGCCAGAGGCCACGCCCGCGCAGTATTTAACCTGATGGGGGAGGAATGATGAACAACTCGATTACTATGTATACCACACCGACTTGCGCCTTTTGTCATATGGCCAAGGAGTATTTCAAGGCTAAAAAACTCGATTTCACAGCCAAGGACGTCACTCAGGATGCCCAAGCCTACAATGAACTGTTGGCCAAATCCAATCAATTGGGTGTGCCGGTTATCGATATTGGCGGGACCATTATCATTGGCTTTGACCGACCCAGGATCGATTTGGCTCTGCGCGATAAAGGCCTAGTTTAAATGAAATTGGTAAAATTCATCGTGCTCGCGGCGGTGGCAGGCATCGCGGCGACCGGCATTTATTTGTTAACCGGGCGTGATTCGCCGGTCACCATGACCGAGCAAACGGTTGAGCAAACACTTAAAACCGGTGATAAGCCAGCTAGCCATGGTAGTTACACAAATTACAGCCCCCAAACGCTCCAAGCTGCTCAAGCCGATAAAATTGTCTTGTTTTTTCACAAAGCCCGGATCTGTCCGATTTGTGCCCAGATCGAGTCGAACTTGCAAACTAGCGGCGTACCAGCTGGCCTGACAGTCTTAAAAGTTGACTACGATT
Coding sequences within:
- a CDS encoding metalloregulator ArsR/SmtB family transcription factor; this translates as MTTAVQKASLSAIFNALGDGTRYKIVSLLLKDSTLCVSEVAARVGISTAGVSQHMKILEKVGLVKPLRNGQKICYQVGEARGHARAVFNLMGEE
- a CDS encoding glutaredoxin domain-containing protein, whose translation is MMNNSITMYTTPTCAFCHMAKEYFKAKKLDFTAKDVTQDAQAYNELLAKSNQLGVPVIDIGGTIIIGFDRPRIDLALRDKGLV